In Ostrea edulis chromosome 4, xbOstEdul1.1, whole genome shotgun sequence, a single window of DNA contains:
- the LOC125667930 gene encoding AP-4 complex subunit beta-1-like isoform X1, translating into MDSNLGSLYLQSGNRRSQMASELEMIAAQFGALTVHTNSESCRIVLSKVMKLQMNGADCAKLLPGMLKLLAHPDLATKKAVYNFTALYANKNPDLSLLAVNTLMQECSDSNPVIRGLALKTLSSLNHESFVEYCLRGINIGLTDKSVYVRRVAACCCARLYQQNVDLYNDGRLVNQLYTMLRDSDPIVVVNSVMALEEILSREGGIVINRNIANHILNNLKDMTLWGQCYILNVLQKYKPKTQDELFNMLNILDTFLVSNHLAVATACLQLFLSLISSLPHLRPQVFKRYIKNIMEAIPQENAELVFHILDYLNSSRDEIKAELLPHYVIFFCKESDPLYLKKLKLTVLPHLTTKNNAKEILGEVFLHASDTAKEVSLHALQAITVICKSNSTTAPLVLSKLKQLIDSDAPHILSNIFQVLRNLDLNTVDGGLDIVIKIASKHQRLADSGGRSAFLDLLSQYGNLLEDSPYILEEYVENFPNESDVVIKYEILMTCVRVFFHHPAAMQGILGQILELCLQDTDICIQSGARFYYRLLSNDVQHAKMITTTTAVN; encoded by the exons ATGGATTCAAACCTGGGCTCCCTTtatctccagtcag GGAACAGAAGATCACAAATGGCCTCAGAACTGGAAATGATTGCTGCACAATTTGGGGCACTGACTGTTCACACAAATTCTGAAAGTTGTAGAATTGTGTTATCAAAG GTCATGAAGCTGCAGATGAATGGAGCCGACTGCGCCAAGCTTTTGCCGGGAATGTTAAAACTCTTGGCTCACCCAGATCTAGCCACAAAGAAGGCAGTTTACAATTTCACGGCCTTATACGCCAACAAGAACCCTGATTTATCACTGCTCGCTGTGAACACTTTAATGCAGGAATGCTCAGACAGTAACCCAGTTATCAGAGGGCTGGCCCTGAAGACCTTGTCTTCTCTAAATCACGAGTCGTTTGTAGAGTACTGTCTGCGAGGAATTAACATCGGCCTAACAGATAAGAGTGTTTATGTCCGGAGAGTAGCAGCATGCTGCTGTGCGAGGCTCTACCAGCAGAACGTGGACTTGTACAATGACGGAAGACTTGTAAACCAGTTGTACACCATGCTCAGGGACTCGGATCCCATTGTCGTTGTGAATTCTGTGATGGCTCTGGAGGAGATTCTTAGCAGGGAGGGAGGAATCGTAATCAACAGGAACATTGCTAACCACATTCTAAACAACCTCAAGGACATGACCTTGTGGGGTCAGTGCTACATCCTAAACGTTCTGCAAAAGTACAAACCCAAGACGCAGGACGAGTTGTTCAACATGCTGAATATCCTGGACACATTCCTTGTCAGTAATCACTTAGCTGTGGCCACAGCTTGTCTACAGCTATTTCTAAGTCTCATCTCATCTCTGCCTCACCTTCGACCACAGGTTTTCAAAAGATACATCAAAAACATCATGGAGGCCATTCCACAAGAAAATGCAGAGCTAGTGTTTCATATCTTGGATTATCTGAATTCTAGCAGGGATGAAATCAAGGCCGAGCTGCTACCACATTATGTCATTTTCTTCTGTAAGGAAAGTGATCCACTTTACCTGAAAAAACTCAAACTAACCGTATTACCACATCTTACTACAAAAAACAATGCCAAAGAAATTCTAGGAGAAGTATTTCTTCATGCTTCTGACACAGCGAAGGAGGTTTCGCTCCACGCTCTACAAGCAATCACTGTAATATGTAAATCCAATTCAACCACTGCACCGCTTGTTCTTAGTAAACTGAAACAACTGATTGATTCTGATGCACCACACATATTATCCAATATATTTCAGGTTCTAAGAAATTTGGACTTGAATACAGTTGACGGTGGATTGGACATTGTTATAAAAATAGCCTCCAAGCATCAGAGACTGGCTGACAGCGGGGGGCGATCAGCTTTCCTAGATCTACTATCACAGTATGGGAATTTGTTAGAGGATAGCCCATACATTCTCGAGGAGTATGTAGAAAACTTCCCCAACGAGTCAGATGTTGTTATAAAGTATGAGATTTTAATGACCTGTGTACGCGTGTTTTTCCACCACCCTGCGGCAATGCAAGGAATTCTGGGACAAATTCTGGAATTGTGTTTGCAGGATACTGACATATGTATCCAAAGTGGGGCTCGGTTTTACTACAGACTTCTCAGTAATGATGTTCAACACGCAAAAATGATTACCACAACTACGGCAGTAAATTAA
- the LOC125667933 gene encoding uncharacterized protein LOC125667933 isoform X1, producing MQIYFYHCDYYKVLWDLRCDIFLGRHLHTLNIPPLPKTKDQLKEKNRKLRKELDDLRRIYKDNVYKVIENLKRHYNETKHDLTPSYDKLKHLIKYATSEEVLEQCRVPDHKHSVQNKGIDHSFNHNSSACVELHVKDAVASRYDHRKGAAGFLQSCREFAGHGESQAVQQRRREVTDMHKAEIAIENEELKHHIQCYDSKFLRAHNRLSKLKQEYAESKQYLPPKRYRLLKEMIETVVEDSKLKPD from the exons atgcagatatatttttatcactGTGACTACTACAAGGTTTTGTGggacttgagatgtgatatatttCTAGGACGgcatttacatacat tgaacATTCCACCATTACCAAAGACAAAAGACCAGTTAAAGGAAAAGAACAGGAAGTTACGTAAGGAATTGGATGACCTCCGACGTATTTACAAAGATAATGTATACAAAGTGATAGAGAACCTGAAGAGACATTACAATGAGACAAAACATGACCTCACGCCCAGCTACGACAAACTGAAACATCTCATTAAGTATGCGACCAGCGAGGAGGTTTTAGAGCAGTGCCGGGTCCCCGATCACAAGCACTCCGTACAGAACAAGGGCATTGATCACT CTTTTAACCACAACTCCAGTGCCTGTGTAGAGCTACATGTGAAAGATGCTGTGGCTTCTCGATATGACCATCGCAAAGGAGCTGCAGGATTTCTTCAGTCATGTAGAGAATTTGCAGGGCACGGGGAGAGTCAGGCAGTTCAGCAGAGGAGGAGAG AGGTGACAGATATGCACAAAGCCGAGATCGCGATAGAAAATGAAGAGCTGAAGCACCACATACAATGTTATGACAGCAAGTTTTTACGGGCACACAACAGACTGAGCAAACTCAAACAAGAATACGCAGAATCCAAACAGTACCTGCCACCAAAACGGTACCGCCTGCTGAAGGAGATGATCGAGACAGTGGTAGAGGATAGTAAATTAAAACCTGACTGA
- the LOC125667933 gene encoding uncharacterized protein LOC125667933 isoform X2, translating to MSKGRLDHSISVNIPPLPKTKDQLKEKNRKLRKELDDLRRIYKDNVYKVIENLKRHYNETKHDLTPSYDKLKHLIKYATSEEVLEQCRVPDHKHSVQNKGIDHSFNHNSSACVELHVKDAVASRYDHRKGAAGFLQSCREFAGHGESQAVQQRRREVTDMHKAEIAIENEELKHHIQCYDSKFLRAHNRLSKLKQEYAESKQYLPPKRYRLLKEMIETVVEDSKLKPD from the exons ATGTCGAAGGGACGTTTAGACCACTCTATATCAG tgaacATTCCACCATTACCAAAGACAAAAGACCAGTTAAAGGAAAAGAACAGGAAGTTACGTAAGGAATTGGATGACCTCCGACGTATTTACAAAGATAATGTATACAAAGTGATAGAGAACCTGAAGAGACATTACAATGAGACAAAACATGACCTCACGCCCAGCTACGACAAACTGAAACATCTCATTAAGTATGCGACCAGCGAGGAGGTTTTAGAGCAGTGCCGGGTCCCCGATCACAAGCACTCCGTACAGAACAAGGGCATTGATCACT CTTTTAACCACAACTCCAGTGCCTGTGTAGAGCTACATGTGAAAGATGCTGTGGCTTCTCGATATGACCATCGCAAAGGAGCTGCAGGATTTCTTCAGTCATGTAGAGAATTTGCAGGGCACGGGGAGAGTCAGGCAGTTCAGCAGAGGAGGAGAG AGGTGACAGATATGCACAAAGCCGAGATCGCGATAGAAAATGAAGAGCTGAAGCACCACATACAATGTTATGACAGCAAGTTTTTACGGGCACACAACAGACTGAGCAAACTCAAACAAGAATACGCAGAATCCAAACAGTACCTGCCACCAAAACGGTACCGCCTGCTGAAGGAGATGATCGAGACAGTGGTAGAGGATAGTAAATTAAAACCTGACTGA
- the LOC125667933 gene encoding uncharacterized protein LOC125667933 isoform X3, translating into MQRETVNIPPLPKTKDQLKEKNRKLRKELDDLRRIYKDNVYKVIENLKRHYNETKHDLTPSYDKLKHLIKYATSEEVLEQCRVPDHKHSVQNKGIDHSFNHNSSACVELHVKDAVASRYDHRKGAAGFLQSCREFAGHGESQAVQQRRREVTDMHKAEIAIENEELKHHIQCYDSKFLRAHNRLSKLKQEYAESKQYLPPKRYRLLKEMIETVVEDSKLKPD; encoded by the exons ATGCAAAGAGAAACGG tgaacATTCCACCATTACCAAAGACAAAAGACCAGTTAAAGGAAAAGAACAGGAAGTTACGTAAGGAATTGGATGACCTCCGACGTATTTACAAAGATAATGTATACAAAGTGATAGAGAACCTGAAGAGACATTACAATGAGACAAAACATGACCTCACGCCCAGCTACGACAAACTGAAACATCTCATTAAGTATGCGACCAGCGAGGAGGTTTTAGAGCAGTGCCGGGTCCCCGATCACAAGCACTCCGTACAGAACAAGGGCATTGATCACT CTTTTAACCACAACTCCAGTGCCTGTGTAGAGCTACATGTGAAAGATGCTGTGGCTTCTCGATATGACCATCGCAAAGGAGCTGCAGGATTTCTTCAGTCATGTAGAGAATTTGCAGGGCACGGGGAGAGTCAGGCAGTTCAGCAGAGGAGGAGAG AGGTGACAGATATGCACAAAGCCGAGATCGCGATAGAAAATGAAGAGCTGAAGCACCACATACAATGTTATGACAGCAAGTTTTTACGGGCACACAACAGACTGAGCAAACTCAAACAAGAATACGCAGAATCCAAACAGTACCTGCCACCAAAACGGTACCGCCTGCTGAAGGAGATGATCGAGACAGTGGTAGAGGATAGTAAATTAAAACCTGACTGA
- the LOC125667930 gene encoding AP-4 complex subunit beta-1-like isoform X2, translating into MASELEMIAAQFGALTVHTNSESCRIVLSKVMKLQMNGADCAKLLPGMLKLLAHPDLATKKAVYNFTALYANKNPDLSLLAVNTLMQECSDSNPVIRGLALKTLSSLNHESFVEYCLRGINIGLTDKSVYVRRVAACCCARLYQQNVDLYNDGRLVNQLYTMLRDSDPIVVVNSVMALEEILSREGGIVINRNIANHILNNLKDMTLWGQCYILNVLQKYKPKTQDELFNMLNILDTFLVSNHLAVATACLQLFLSLISSLPHLRPQVFKRYIKNIMEAIPQENAELVFHILDYLNSSRDEIKAELLPHYVIFFCKESDPLYLKKLKLTVLPHLTTKNNAKEILGEVFLHASDTAKEVSLHALQAITVICKSNSTTAPLVLSKLKQLIDSDAPHILSNIFQVLRNLDLNTVDGGLDIVIKIASKHQRLADSGGRSAFLDLLSQYGNLLEDSPYILEEYVENFPNESDVVIKYEILMTCVRVFFHHPAAMQGILGQILELCLQDTDICIQSGARFYYRLLSNDVQHAKMITTTTAVN; encoded by the exons ATGGCCTCAGAACTGGAAATGATTGCTGCACAATTTGGGGCACTGACTGTTCACACAAATTCTGAAAGTTGTAGAATTGTGTTATCAAAG GTCATGAAGCTGCAGATGAATGGAGCCGACTGCGCCAAGCTTTTGCCGGGAATGTTAAAACTCTTGGCTCACCCAGATCTAGCCACAAAGAAGGCAGTTTACAATTTCACGGCCTTATACGCCAACAAGAACCCTGATTTATCACTGCTCGCTGTGAACACTTTAATGCAGGAATGCTCAGACAGTAACCCAGTTATCAGAGGGCTGGCCCTGAAGACCTTGTCTTCTCTAAATCACGAGTCGTTTGTAGAGTACTGTCTGCGAGGAATTAACATCGGCCTAACAGATAAGAGTGTTTATGTCCGGAGAGTAGCAGCATGCTGCTGTGCGAGGCTCTACCAGCAGAACGTGGACTTGTACAATGACGGAAGACTTGTAAACCAGTTGTACACCATGCTCAGGGACTCGGATCCCATTGTCGTTGTGAATTCTGTGATGGCTCTGGAGGAGATTCTTAGCAGGGAGGGAGGAATCGTAATCAACAGGAACATTGCTAACCACATTCTAAACAACCTCAAGGACATGACCTTGTGGGGTCAGTGCTACATCCTAAACGTTCTGCAAAAGTACAAACCCAAGACGCAGGACGAGTTGTTCAACATGCTGAATATCCTGGACACATTCCTTGTCAGTAATCACTTAGCTGTGGCCACAGCTTGTCTACAGCTATTTCTAAGTCTCATCTCATCTCTGCCTCACCTTCGACCACAGGTTTTCAAAAGATACATCAAAAACATCATGGAGGCCATTCCACAAGAAAATGCAGAGCTAGTGTTTCATATCTTGGATTATCTGAATTCTAGCAGGGATGAAATCAAGGCCGAGCTGCTACCACATTATGTCATTTTCTTCTGTAAGGAAAGTGATCCACTTTACCTGAAAAAACTCAAACTAACCGTATTACCACATCTTACTACAAAAAACAATGCCAAAGAAATTCTAGGAGAAGTATTTCTTCATGCTTCTGACACAGCGAAGGAGGTTTCGCTCCACGCTCTACAAGCAATCACTGTAATATGTAAATCCAATTCAACCACTGCACCGCTTGTTCTTAGTAAACTGAAACAACTGATTGATTCTGATGCACCACACATATTATCCAATATATTTCAGGTTCTAAGAAATTTGGACTTGAATACAGTTGACGGTGGATTGGACATTGTTATAAAAATAGCCTCCAAGCATCAGAGACTGGCTGACAGCGGGGGGCGATCAGCTTTCCTAGATCTACTATCACAGTATGGGAATTTGTTAGAGGATAGCCCATACATTCTCGAGGAGTATGTAGAAAACTTCCCCAACGAGTCAGATGTTGTTATAAAGTATGAGATTTTAATGACCTGTGTACGCGTGTTTTTCCACCACCCTGCGGCAATGCAAGGAATTCTGGGACAAATTCTGGAATTGTGTTTGCAGGATACTGACATATGTATCCAAAGTGGGGCTCGGTTTTACTACAGACTTCTCAGTAATGATGTTCAACACGCAAAAATGATTACCACAACTACGGCAGTAAATTAA